The Natronoglycomyces albus genome has a segment encoding these proteins:
- a CDS encoding IspD/TarI family cytidylyltransferase, whose translation MYSLVLLNGGIGQRVRAEAPKQFLRVDGRPIVVFSLVAADEVADIDEIILNYPHGWLEELRQLVSDFAIKTPIRYVQAGQTRHESVWEMLGHCRNENVILHESARPMVTAEDFRAIIADQRSNVSYMLPIPFTVAPVEPQTQSVTGYLERDRLRNVQLPQKFAKADLVSAHEQARRSGRTFTEDATLCAEAGHKVFYLEGSDSNIKVTTPLDVKLATYLLSSGGNDDE comes from the coding sequence GTGTACAGCCTTGTACTCCTCAACGGCGGCATCGGCCAACGCGTACGCGCCGAAGCGCCCAAACAGTTCCTCCGTGTGGACGGCCGCCCCATCGTCGTGTTCAGTCTCGTGGCCGCGGACGAAGTCGCCGACATCGACGAAATCATCCTCAACTATCCCCACGGATGGCTCGAAGAACTGCGTCAACTGGTCTCCGACTTCGCCATCAAAACCCCGATACGCTACGTTCAGGCAGGTCAGACCCGGCATGAATCCGTCTGGGAAATGCTGGGCCATTGTCGCAACGAAAACGTGATCCTCCATGAATCGGCCCGTCCCATGGTCACCGCCGAGGACTTCCGCGCCATCATTGCCGACCAACGCAGCAACGTCAGCTACATGCTGCCCATCCCCTTTACTGTCGCCCCGGTCGAACCGCAGACCCAGTCCGTAACCGGATATCTCGAACGCGACCGGCTTCGCAACGTGCAGCTGCCGCAGAAGTTCGCCAAAGCGGACTTGGTCTCCGCGCATGAGCAGGCGCGCCGTAGCGGACGCACCTTCACCGAAGACGCCACTCTGTGCGCCGAGGCCGGGCACAAAGTCTTCTACCTGGAAGGAAGCGACAGCAACATCAAGGTCACCACTCCCCTCGACGTCAAACTCGCGACCTATCTCCTCAGCTCCGGCGGTAATGATGACGAATAA
- a CDS encoding SDR family NAD(P)-dependent oxidoreductase: MMTNKTLLLTGASRGIGAATVRRFVSADNGYGQLALLARASDDFDQLIKTLEADNPHNKTLLPFEVDLGDTEALIDTVAAVHRATGGVDMLVNNAGYTAPAAIQQSELADFERTMSVNLYAPFILVRELLRAGNHFDLIVNIASTAGLHGRAGWLTYSASKAALINMSEVMKEELKIYGTRVACLAPGRCATALRSKLAPEEDPSTIMQPEHVAQIVEFLTTDASRLIDSERLVVKL, translated from the coding sequence ATGATGACGAATAAAACCCTGCTCCTCACTGGCGCTTCACGCGGAATCGGTGCCGCAACCGTGCGCCGCTTCGTTTCCGCCGACAACGGTTACGGCCAACTAGCTCTCCTGGCTCGTGCCTCCGATGACTTCGACCAACTCATCAAGACGCTCGAAGCGGACAACCCCCACAACAAGACCTTGCTGCCGTTCGAGGTCGATCTAGGAGACACCGAGGCCCTCATCGACACCGTTGCCGCCGTCCACCGGGCCACCGGCGGTGTGGACATGCTGGTCAACAACGCCGGATACACCGCCCCGGCCGCTATCCAACAAAGCGAACTGGCCGACTTCGAGCGCACCATGTCCGTCAACTTGTACGCCCCGTTTATCCTGGTCCGGGAACTTCTACGCGCGGGCAATCACTTCGACTTGATCGTCAATATCGCCTCGACTGCCGGTTTGCACGGACGTGCTGGCTGGTTGACCTACTCCGCGTCCAAAGCGGCGCTCATTAACATGAGTGAGGTCATGAAAGAGGAACTCAAGATCTACGGAACCCGAGTGGCCTGCCTGGCTCCCGGGCGCTGTGCCACCGCACTACGGTCCAAGCTTGCTCCCGAAGAGGACCCCAGCACGATCATGCAGCCCGAACACGTCGCGCAGATCGTGGAGTTCCTGACTACCGACGCAAGTCGACTCATCGACAGCGAACGGCTCGTCGTGAAACTTTGA
- a CDS encoding CDP-glycerol glycerophosphotransferase family protein yields the protein MMRTAIQTLFWRTMPVGLPGIAVIAFAATEGAWIGWALCLVGLLFLWRKGKPAHFASQTSGIVALVLTVLVGASATGHLDLGLAVAATLLAFLATQHDLLVKPFDSSQLTTANLSFSAYRPRISPHVPAFLCTALLTGLIATAAFKFPGWPIGILAGVGTLSLLGVVIGEWRRRRQDANYYDAAVHRALNEFQPQFAVHFTAPEGAEYQLAMWLPYLEALGDRFIVILRDPQPVAKLSALTSSPIVVAPRIVDLERCLVPSVRSVFYVNNGMMNTHAVRFSDLNHVQLLHGDSDKPSSYSPVTAMYSHIFVAGQAGIDRYRDHGVNIPHEKFHIVGRPQVADIEVDTTPIDKKDRLTVLYAPTWTGNSSDVNYCSLPYGHKIIDSLIAHDVDIILRPHPFSRRNLASAGLLAQLEDLLAHDSRHSDRNHTWGPKASNEMSLTDCFNASDALVCDVSAVAPDWLYSQKPFAITDVVALGDTFAQQFPLARASYLLNLNEAATKADDSDVHHILGQMLTVDPLKSVRAETKAYYLGNVPPERYKDTFLDAARATYAKERKQCPAPTSA from the coding sequence ATGATGCGAACTGCGATTCAGACGTTGTTCTGGCGCACCATGCCGGTTGGCTTGCCAGGTATCGCCGTCATCGCTTTCGCCGCAACCGAGGGGGCATGGATCGGGTGGGCCCTGTGTTTGGTTGGGCTCCTCTTCCTGTGGCGCAAAGGTAAGCCAGCCCATTTCGCTTCGCAGACATCGGGAATTGTGGCTCTCGTTCTCACCGTCCTCGTTGGCGCTTCCGCGACTGGCCATCTCGATCTTGGTCTGGCTGTGGCGGCCACGTTGCTGGCATTCCTCGCCACCCAGCACGACCTACTAGTCAAACCGTTCGATTCCTCGCAGCTGACCACTGCCAATTTGAGCTTTTCCGCTTATCGCCCGCGGATCTCCCCACATGTTCCCGCGTTCCTATGCACCGCGTTGCTCACGGGGCTCATCGCCACTGCTGCCTTTAAATTCCCGGGTTGGCCAATCGGCATCCTCGCTGGCGTCGGAACGTTGAGCCTGTTGGGAGTAGTGATTGGCGAATGGCGACGACGTAGGCAAGACGCGAACTATTACGATGCTGCGGTTCATCGGGCGCTGAACGAATTTCAGCCGCAATTTGCCGTGCACTTCACCGCGCCTGAAGGCGCCGAATATCAACTCGCCATGTGGTTGCCGTATCTGGAAGCTCTCGGTGATCGGTTTATCGTGATTTTGCGCGACCCTCAGCCCGTAGCCAAATTGTCGGCATTGACCTCTTCACCGATTGTCGTCGCGCCTCGTATCGTTGATCTCGAAAGATGCCTTGTGCCGTCGGTCCGCAGCGTTTTCTATGTAAACAACGGCATGATGAACACTCACGCCGTCCGTTTCTCGGACCTTAACCACGTGCAGCTACTACATGGCGACTCCGATAAGCCGTCGAGCTATAGTCCCGTCACCGCGATGTATAGCCACATTTTCGTCGCAGGACAAGCTGGCATCGACCGCTATCGCGATCACGGTGTCAACATCCCCCACGAAAAATTTCACATAGTCGGACGGCCTCAAGTCGCCGATATCGAAGTCGATACAACCCCTATTGACAAGAAAGACCGTTTGACGGTGCTTTATGCCCCGACATGGACGGGCAACTCCAGTGACGTCAATTACTGTTCGTTGCCTTACGGGCACAAGATTATTGATTCTCTCATTGCCCATGACGTCGACATCATTTTGCGACCCCACCCATTTTCCCGCCGCAACCTTGCCTCCGCTGGGCTGCTAGCTCAGCTGGAGGACCTGCTTGCGCACGATTCGCGGCATAGCGACCGAAACCATACGTGGGGACCCAAAGCCAGCAATGAGATGAGTTTGACCGATTGCTTCAACGCTTCGGACGCCCTCGTTTGCGATGTCAGCGCCGTGGCTCCCGACTGGTTGTATTCTCAAAAACCCTTCGCGATCACTGATGTAGTGGCACTTGGCGACACGTTCGCACAACAGTTCCCACTCGCACGCGCCTCCTACCTTCTCAATCTGAACGAAGCAGCCACCAAAGCCGATGATTCGGATGTTCATCACATACTCGGGCAAATGCTCACCGTGGATCCGCTAAAGAGCGTCCGAGCTGAAACTAAGGCATACTACTTGGGGAACGTGCCCCCCGAACGGTACAAGGACACCTTTCTTGATGCCGCTCGCGCGACCTATGCAAAGGAACGCAAACAATGTCCTGCCCCGACGTCAGCGTGA
- a CDS encoding glycosyltransferase, with the protein MSCPDVSVIVGVYNTEAHIAQCVQSVLDQTLHKSKRELIVVDDGSTDNTGEELKELANRHSEITVLHQPNSGGPASPRNAGLDVASGRYVFFLDADDWLAPEALERMVAMADTNRTDVVVGKYVSVDGRKVPASMFTHDQPRTDIFNSRAYWTLNPLKLFRRSLIDDAKLRFPTELPVGQDQPFTAQAYFRARSISILASYDCYHYRLRSDGGNNTERVDSARLWLRIFAHMLPLVAENVPAGPRRDLLLRRHFQTEQRDFLRHLSKVDASVQKELYAEFTQFVKQWCSPEVSTPLPAIDRLQLELARRDELTAALAVAAAEAAPEPTSLVIEGKRAFARYPGFRSSDLAVDDEYFDVSAEVKPQHDLTHFEHRQWHYQLAGTVDLPPATVNNVTSDRRQVHSKDITIVLHKRGTDEEQRFAATIDTAEGAPTISYEASCDIHKLLAQGNNVCGVWDFYIEVKLDDFRCRRRIGIPTGRPTIPKQRQPANAPAAQSRSLPTVSHYVTPFSNLSIRISETSYIGNFHRWPLRVKSLVKGMRRYIAPWVHRQRG; encoded by the coding sequence ATGTCCTGCCCCGACGTCAGCGTGATCGTCGGTGTCTATAACACCGAAGCGCATATTGCCCAATGTGTGCAGTCCGTCCTCGACCAAACCTTGCACAAAAGCAAGCGTGAACTAATTGTCGTCGATGACGGATCAACCGACAACACCGGAGAAGAGCTCAAGGAGCTCGCCAACCGCCACAGCGAAATCACTGTCCTACACCAACCCAACTCCGGGGGACCAGCATCTCCGCGCAACGCCGGGCTCGACGTGGCAAGTGGCCGCTATGTTTTCTTCCTGGACGCGGACGACTGGCTGGCACCCGAAGCGCTCGAACGCATGGTCGCCATGGCCGATACCAATCGCACTGACGTAGTGGTCGGTAAATATGTCAGTGTCGACGGACGCAAAGTCCCCGCCAGCATGTTTACACACGACCAACCCCGCACGGACATTTTCAATTCTCGCGCGTACTGGACCCTGAACCCGCTCAAACTGTTTCGTCGCAGCCTCATCGACGACGCAAAGCTGCGTTTCCCCACCGAACTACCTGTCGGACAAGACCAGCCGTTCACCGCGCAAGCGTACTTCCGCGCCCGCAGCATCTCGATCCTAGCTAGCTACGACTGCTACCACTATCGACTGCGCAGCGACGGTGGAAACAACACCGAACGTGTCGACAGCGCCCGACTGTGGTTGCGGATCTTTGCCCACATGTTGCCCCTCGTCGCCGAAAATGTTCCGGCCGGCCCCCGCCGTGATCTGCTACTGCGCCGGCATTTTCAAACGGAACAACGCGACTTCCTCCGCCACCTGAGCAAAGTCGATGCATCAGTGCAGAAGGAACTCTATGCGGAGTTCACTCAGTTCGTAAAACAGTGGTGTTCCCCCGAAGTGTCCACGCCGTTGCCCGCGATCGATCGCCTGCAACTTGAGCTGGCACGACGCGACGAACTCACAGCGGCCCTAGCGGTAGCCGCCGCCGAGGCCGCACCGGAACCCACGTCGCTGGTCATCGAAGGGAAACGCGCCTTCGCCCGTTACCCCGGATTTAGAAGTTCCGACCTTGCGGTCGACGATGAGTACTTCGACGTCTCCGCCGAGGTGAAACCCCAACACGACCTCACGCACTTCGAACACAGGCAGTGGCACTACCAACTGGCTGGAACTGTGGATCTGCCACCGGCCACCGTCAACAACGTCACAAGCGATCGCCGCCAAGTACATAGCAAAGACATCACTATCGTGCTCCACAAACGTGGTACCGACGAAGAACAACGGTTCGCTGCCACCATCGACACGGCCGAGGGCGCACCCACCATCAGTTACGAAGCCTCCTGTGACATCCATAAGCTGCTCGCACAAGGAAACAACGTGTGCGGAGTGTGGGACTTCTACATTGAGGTAAAACTCGACGACTTCCGTTGCCGCCGCCGGATCGGCATCCCCACCGGCCGCCCCACCATCCCCAAACAACGACAGCCCGCGAATGCTCCTGCCGCACAGAGTCGTTCACTACCCACCGTGTCCCACTACGTCACGCCATTTAGCAATCTGAGCATCCGCATTAGTGAGACCAGTTACATCGGGAATTTCCATCGATGGCCACTTCGCGTTAAATCGCTGGTAAAAGGGATGCGTAGGTATATCGCACCGTGGGTTCACAGGCAGCGAGGTTGA
- a CDS encoding acyltransferase family protein, giving the protein MRTPTRAPAPDWDATQQLPVVKRTATLPRGGSPHYYRPELDGLRAVAVLLVAAYHIWLGRISGGVDVFLLLTGFLITASLLRMAERDRKIHLGVYFGRLSSRLIPTAATVLLASLLITMFIVPMTRWKSSVGEILASALYFQNWKLAISSTDYLQQDQPASVVQHFWSLSIQGQFYVVWALLLIGVFALAARDMRRMRLLAGTAFGLIFAVSLAYSIYGTANNQVWTYFDTGARMWEFALGALFALFIGSISLPRQARLVLGWVGLLALVSCGMLVPDSTMFPGYIALWPTAAALLVIIAGTTHYQYGVDRFLTWAPIATLGTLGYGIFLWHWPLFIAFREISGEQTAGLFDGLGIIALSIILAYITKKAFDDGLRSLIPKRTVAQARWGLVIGISFIVPVLAVSLTWTQAIALDEQPMARITSADPEDIGTHPGALALRYPDSAAEIGQVPITPSPMAVRDDLPKMYEDDCHVGIDGDRARICEYGSDTPDVTLAVVGASRSAHWFPAIEARAEANNWRVLTITKSACLFTTGTSTYQGNTYHDCMAWRDDVVSILKDIQPDLVVTSSTRTESDQEYVPSGYIERWEELDELGLTVFGIRDTPIVDNDVVDCVARGDSCVYDTSHIPAEDPMIDNGRVPDNVIAADFTPYICPEQQCYAVIGNVLVYRDSRHISATYAATLAAMMEEQLLAALATLETD; this is encoded by the coding sequence TTGAGAACCCCTACGCGCGCGCCCGCTCCCGACTGGGACGCAACGCAGCAACTCCCCGTCGTTAAGCGAACAGCGACGCTGCCTAGAGGTGGTTCGCCACACTACTACCGCCCAGAGCTGGACGGTCTGCGAGCGGTCGCCGTCTTGCTAGTTGCCGCCTACCATATTTGGCTAGGCCGCATCTCCGGCGGAGTCGACGTTTTCTTGCTCCTCACCGGCTTCCTCATCACGGCTTCACTGTTGCGCATGGCCGAGAGGGACCGCAAAATTCACTTGGGTGTCTATTTCGGTCGGTTGTCGAGCAGACTGATCCCCACCGCAGCGACAGTGCTGCTGGCAAGCCTGCTCATCACCATGTTCATCGTGCCCATGACGCGGTGGAAGTCAAGTGTCGGGGAGATCCTGGCCTCGGCTCTATACTTCCAAAACTGGAAACTGGCGATCAGTTCCACGGACTACCTCCAACAAGATCAGCCCGCAAGCGTCGTGCAACACTTCTGGTCACTGTCCATCCAGGGCCAGTTTTACGTAGTATGGGCTCTTCTCCTCATCGGGGTCTTCGCCCTGGCCGCCCGCGATATGCGGCGAATGCGCCTCCTAGCCGGAACGGCCTTTGGCCTCATCTTCGCCGTATCGTTGGCCTATTCGATCTATGGGACCGCGAACAACCAAGTCTGGACTTACTTCGATACCGGCGCCCGCATGTGGGAATTCGCACTCGGTGCCCTATTCGCGCTTTTCATCGGGTCTATTAGCTTGCCACGACAAGCACGACTCGTTCTTGGTTGGGTTGGGCTCCTCGCCCTGGTCAGCTGCGGAATGCTCGTGCCCGACTCGACTATGTTCCCTGGCTATATCGCTTTGTGGCCTACCGCTGCCGCGCTGTTGGTGATCATCGCTGGCACCACTCATTACCAATACGGTGTGGATCGCTTCCTGACGTGGGCTCCCATCGCCACGCTAGGCACGCTCGGCTACGGCATCTTCCTATGGCATTGGCCTCTCTTTATCGCCTTCAGGGAGATCTCGGGAGAGCAAACAGCGGGGCTATTTGACGGACTTGGGATTATCGCCCTGTCCATCATTCTCGCCTACATCACAAAGAAAGCCTTCGACGACGGTCTGAGAAGCCTCATCCCCAAACGTACTGTGGCGCAAGCCCGCTGGGGTCTCGTCATCGGTATTTCGTTCATAGTGCCTGTTCTGGCGGTAAGCCTGACTTGGACGCAAGCCATAGCCCTAGATGAGCAACCAATGGCCCGCATAACCAGCGCGGACCCCGAGGACATAGGCACTCACCCCGGGGCACTGGCACTGCGGTACCCCGATTCAGCGGCCGAGATTGGGCAGGTTCCGATTACTCCGAGCCCGATGGCAGTGCGGGACGACCTACCGAAAATGTATGAGGATGATTGCCACGTCGGCATTGACGGAGACCGGGCCCGGATTTGCGAATATGGTTCAGATACTCCGGATGTCACGCTGGCCGTTGTGGGGGCGTCACGAAGCGCTCACTGGTTTCCCGCCATCGAGGCACGTGCGGAAGCGAATAATTGGCGAGTCCTAACTATTACCAAAAGCGCCTGTCTGTTTACTACGGGAACATCAACATACCAAGGCAATACCTATCATGACTGCATGGCTTGGCGTGACGATGTAGTGTCAATTCTCAAAGATATACAGCCTGACTTGGTCGTCACGTCCTCGACTCGCACCGAGTCAGATCAAGAATACGTGCCATCCGGATACATCGAGCGATGGGAAGAGCTCGACGAATTGGGGCTGACGGTCTTTGGCATTCGTGACACCCCCATCGTCGATAATGACGTCGTCGATTGCGTCGCTCGAGGTGACAGCTGCGTATACGACACCTCGCACATACCAGCCGAAGATCCGATGATCGATAACGGCCGCGTGCCAGACAATGTCATCGCTGCGGACTTCACTCCATACATTTGCCCCGAACAGCAATGTTATGCCGTTATCGGCAATGTCCTCGTCTATCGCGATAGCCGCCACATATCGGCCACGTATGCGGCAACACTCGCGGCCATGATGGAAGAGCAACTGCTTGCGGCACTCGCCACATTGGAGACCGACTAG
- a CDS encoding glycosyltransferase family 2 protein, with the protein MSRDRLFRHYAHLHESAPAASLTNTILRQRLTEARDVVAYLLAGEHASLSDILKDARSGRFGRSLTSLETWKPTRVTSLARLLALQAARPSDMEEAKALFDVALHQYGPSPIIPGHQAVHAQLAYELGDLKATSKLLRTYANLPEDIRLSLELNLGNPMHNSSRGNDGLVAALEALSPDGARFEIAAGDEPLFDRLRAQAQPASSDSALISVVITCFKPNHELKTAIKSILAQTWQNFEILVVDDASPSDFDALLKECEALDERIRLIKMPANGGTYVARNAALDLANGDAVTFQDSDDFSHPKRLEDQAKILFGSSSVQVVTSDALKISEDLVVRRLGRRAIEYSLPSMMFKLAAVRERIGYFHSIRKSADTEFVDRIKATYGDKCAANLAGRAYQLMRQNEGSLSRSDFGPGWMHPARVAYKSAQSLWHRRIRQGQADGYLPREDNVRLIPAPDHLHTNGHVDEFDVKTKDVIFVGDWRFLTRDVRSGIDEIAATVRSGREVGIVQVDALHQMAAKRQYLCEPLQELINSGECEQLDPTQRTRVGTLIVRDPAVVQFSLRDNHFRISAEQLFIFAEDEPWPGSPITYTAPKCDLNAREAFDIEPVWVPRNDVVRSRLEGLAFDQGGIATQLKLSAENIPWIVQVTGENRAASRLWTGRSIVGRHSLDQEDFWPDDAETLAAVYPEAHDIDFRNLGGLDTARALRGVDHLPDNWVDFGHEMLGVADFLFPLDFWVWFPSQRRPVQVEREITEALAAGVVVILPERYEPIFGHAALYADPANVKSLIDEVSADSVRKSAQSLRAQQFCTENFPFNDDCPIWGASRSCG; encoded by the coding sequence GTGTCGCGAGACCGGCTATTTCGCCATTACGCCCATCTCCATGAGAGCGCGCCCGCCGCGTCGCTGACGAACACGATCCTGCGGCAGAGGCTCACTGAAGCTCGCGACGTTGTCGCTTACTTGCTTGCCGGTGAGCACGCTTCGTTGTCGGACATCCTCAAAGACGCGCGCTCTGGGCGATTTGGTCGTTCGTTGACATCGTTGGAGACATGGAAGCCCACGCGCGTGACGTCACTGGCACGCCTCTTGGCACTCCAGGCGGCTCGACCAAGTGACATGGAGGAGGCAAAAGCGCTATTCGACGTGGCATTGCATCAGTACGGCCCCAGCCCGATCATCCCTGGGCACCAGGCCGTCCATGCTCAACTGGCGTACGAACTGGGAGATCTCAAAGCCACGTCCAAGCTTCTTCGGACTTATGCGAATCTCCCGGAGGACATACGCCTGAGCCTCGAGCTCAATTTGGGCAACCCCATGCACAACTCCAGCAGGGGCAACGATGGATTGGTGGCCGCGTTGGAGGCTCTCAGCCCTGACGGCGCCCGTTTCGAAATTGCAGCTGGTGATGAGCCGCTCTTTGACCGTCTGCGAGCCCAAGCACAGCCTGCTAGCTCAGACTCTGCTCTCATAAGCGTGGTTATCACGTGCTTTAAACCCAACCATGAGCTGAAGACAGCTATCAAGTCGATTCTGGCCCAGACTTGGCAGAACTTCGAGATCCTGGTGGTTGACGACGCCTCACCGTCGGACTTTGACGCTCTCCTTAAAGAGTGTGAGGCGCTAGACGAACGCATCCGGTTGATCAAGATGCCCGCCAACGGCGGTACTTATGTAGCGCGAAATGCGGCGCTCGATCTGGCGAACGGAGACGCGGTCACGTTCCAAGACTCCGACGATTTCAGCCATCCTAAGCGCCTGGAAGACCAAGCGAAGATCCTGTTTGGATCGTCTAGTGTTCAGGTTGTCACCAGTGATGCCCTCAAGATCAGCGAGGACTTGGTGGTGCGGCGGCTGGGCCGGCGGGCTATCGAATACAGCTTGCCCTCAATGATGTTTAAGTTGGCCGCGGTTAGGGAGCGCATTGGATACTTCCACAGTATTCGCAAATCCGCCGATACTGAGTTCGTAGACCGAATCAAGGCCACCTATGGCGACAAGTGTGCCGCGAATCTCGCCGGGCGTGCCTATCAGCTTATGAGGCAGAACGAAGGGTCACTTTCTCGTAGTGACTTCGGTCCGGGCTGGATGCACCCGGCCCGGGTGGCTTATAAGTCCGCCCAATCACTGTGGCATCGGCGTATCCGGCAGGGGCAGGCCGATGGCTATCTTCCGCGCGAAGATAATGTGCGCCTGATCCCAGCTCCGGACCACTTGCATACCAATGGCCACGTCGACGAGTTCGATGTCAAAACTAAGGACGTCATCTTTGTGGGGGATTGGCGATTCCTGACCAGGGACGTTCGTTCGGGTATTGACGAAATCGCCGCGACCGTACGCAGCGGGCGCGAAGTCGGGATCGTGCAGGTTGACGCGCTACACCAGATGGCCGCGAAGCGGCAATATCTTTGTGAGCCGCTACAAGAGCTCATCAATTCCGGGGAATGCGAACAGCTTGACCCGACCCAGCGGACGCGCGTAGGTACCCTCATCGTCCGGGACCCGGCAGTCGTGCAGTTTAGCCTGCGAGACAACCATTTTCGCATTAGTGCCGAGCAGCTGTTTATTTTTGCTGAGGACGAGCCGTGGCCGGGCAGCCCCATCACCTACACCGCACCAAAGTGTGACCTCAACGCGCGAGAAGCTTTCGACATCGAACCAGTCTGGGTGCCTCGAAACGACGTGGTACGCAGCCGCTTGGAAGGTCTCGCGTTTGATCAGGGCGGCATCGCCACGCAACTCAAACTCTCAGCAGAGAACATTCCTTGGATTGTGCAGGTGACCGGTGAGAACCGTGCGGCGTCTCGCTTGTGGACTGGTCGATCCATCGTGGGCCGGCATTCTCTTGACCAGGAGGACTTCTGGCCTGACGACGCTGAGACGCTGGCGGCTGTTTACCCAGAAGCACATGACATAGACTTCCGAAACCTTGGAGGTCTCGACACGGCTCGGGCGCTGCGGGGCGTGGACCACCTACCGGACAACTGGGTTGATTTCGGCCACGAGATGCTTGGCGTTGCCGACTTTCTCTTCCCGTTGGACTTCTGGGTTTGGTTCCCTAGTCAACGCCGTCCAGTCCAGGTGGAACGAGAGATTACGGAGGCGCTCGCAGCAGGCGTCGTAGTCATTTTGCCTGAAAGATACGAACCAATTTTCGGCCACGCGGCCCTGTATGCTGATCCGGCGAACGTTAAATCTCTCATTGACGAAGTCAGTGCCGATTCGGTGCGGAAGAGCGCGCAGTCGCTACGGGCGCAACAATTCTGTACCGAGAATTTTCCATTCAATGATGATTGCCCGATTTGGGGCGCGTCGCGAAGTTGCGGTTGA
- a CDS encoding tetratricopeptide repeat protein — translation MTEPPESSLDHWEEQLSWAKKSQGRWHAEMTMSQRMSVVVRIEADIEKYLLDHPNDLRARYLYARAASQRKNWDVALVRWRELVGEESDFRDEAWIELSRAHRMLGNPIQAFNSLRNVSPRRQRLRSYTNEESRVRELSNAILHTQVGDRFIAGLKAGVSRSDLGDRAKFVLETRGARDGDPGPLSRLLTGMVSMSWAQRRALRRRNSRLDTLPQSQSRFVCGMGWSGSGALFDYIVQSPMVSTPFGRIEAKLFSGRGDSVSDIAAQCEREQFVERDRLVDMILRCVAGVGTRPYMAPLKVAEGSLLSLLKDSATDVNTLVDRTLHFYHRLAGLPKEIDSRMLEDLFCDYYGGLFSGIGNRSLNFYNNIVHGHASWQLRFVPGARATVVIRDPRDQYVARQREQDSTKRMSVDRFISAQKSNNARLEQAQADSRIADRIDIVQFERLVLDEGYRDQIVSSLGIDPETVDPGEKGYKPGDSAHNVGLFKDFPNRDAIRRIEDEMSEYLYL, via the coding sequence ATGACTGAACCCCCCGAGTCCTCACTTGACCACTGGGAAGAACAACTGTCCTGGGCCAAGAAGTCCCAGGGCCGTTGGCACGCAGAGATGACCATGTCACAGCGCATGAGTGTGGTCGTACGAATTGAAGCCGATATTGAGAAGTACCTGCTTGATCACCCAAACGATCTCCGTGCGCGCTATCTCTACGCTCGCGCCGCTTCCCAGCGGAAAAACTGGGATGTTGCCTTGGTGCGCTGGCGGGAGTTGGTGGGAGAAGAATCGGATTTCCGTGACGAGGCGTGGATTGAACTTTCCCGGGCCCATCGGATGCTCGGCAACCCGATCCAGGCGTTCAACAGCCTGAGAAACGTATCGCCTCGGCGCCAGCGCTTGCGTTCGTATACGAACGAGGAATCGCGGGTTCGCGAACTGTCGAATGCCATCCTGCACACTCAGGTCGGTGACAGGTTCATCGCTGGGTTGAAGGCGGGGGTCTCTCGATCTGATCTTGGCGATCGGGCCAAGTTCGTGCTCGAAACTCGGGGAGCCCGTGACGGTGACCCGGGGCCGCTGAGTCGACTTTTGACTGGAATGGTGTCGATGTCATGGGCGCAACGGCGTGCTCTACGGCGGCGCAACTCGCGGCTGGACACGCTACCGCAGAGCCAGTCACGTTTCGTCTGCGGCATGGGATGGTCTGGATCAGGGGCACTGTTCGACTACATTGTCCAATCACCCATGGTGAGTACCCCATTCGGCCGAATCGAAGCAAAGCTGTTTAGCGGGCGTGGCGATTCGGTCAGTGATATAGCCGCTCAATGCGAACGAGAGCAGTTCGTTGAGCGCGACCGTCTGGTGGATATGATCTTGCGCTGTGTTGCTGGCGTGGGAACCAGGCCCTATATGGCACCGCTGAAAGTGGCCGAAGGTTCACTGCTCAGCTTGTTGAAAGACAGCGCCACCGACGTAAACACGCTTGTGGATCGTACCCTCCACTTTTACCATCGGCTGGCGGGCCTGCCTAAAGAAATTGACTCGCGGATGCTCGAAGACCTGTTCTGTGACTATTACGGCGGGCTCTTCTCCGGCATCGGTAACAGGTCACTGAACTTTTACAACAACATCGTCCACGGACATGCTTCTTGGCAGCTCCGTTTCGTGCCAGGTGCTCGGGCCACGGTTGTCATCCGCGACCCGCGCGATCAGTACGTGGCTCGCCAACGGGAACAGGATTCGACCAAGCGCATGTCGGTCGACCGTTTCATCTCCGCGCAAAAGTCCAACAACGCCCGGCTGGAACAGGCCCAAGCCGATTCCCGCATCGCCGACCGCATCGACATTGTGCAGTTCGAACGGCTTGTCTTGGATGAAGGGTACCGGGACCAAATAGTCTCCTCACTCGGCATCGATCCCGAAACGGTGGACCCCGGTGAAAAGGGGTACAAACCTGGGGACTCCGCCCACAACGTCGGCTTGTTCAAGGACTTCCCGAACCGTGACGCGATTCGGCGGATCGAGGATGAAATGTCGGAATATCTCTACCTGTGA